In Pseudofrankia saprophytica, one genomic interval encodes:
- a CDS encoding VOC family protein, which translates to MNQTPAKIVCFSHLGITVTDISASVDFYTRILGLVRRFTDERDGWTRVGLEVNGTMVELFSPHVSADLWHSIDPFYPKDLGRPKIALTVADAAATYQSLIEAGITPLCPVTTTRVSAFFFIADPDGTPIQLQEFLDGQQRVAELFA; encoded by the coding sequence CACCTGGGGATAACGGTCACGGACATCTCCGCCTCGGTCGACTTCTACACCAGGATCCTCGGCCTCGTCCGCCGGTTCACGGACGAGCGGGACGGATGGACCCGCGTCGGGCTAGAGGTAAACGGCACGATGGTCGAGCTGTTCAGTCCCCACGTCAGCGCGGATCTCTGGCACAGCATTGATCCCTTCTACCCGAAGGATCTCGGCCGGCCCAAGATCGCGCTGACCGTCGCCGACGCCGCGGCGACCTATCAGAGTCTGATCGAGGCGGGCATCACCCCGCTGTGTCCTGTCACCACCACCCGCGTCTCGGCGTTCTTCTTCATCGCAGACCCAGACGGGACTCCCATCCAACTGCAGGAGTTCCTCGACGGTCAGCAGCGCGTGGCCGAACTGTTCGCATAG